The proteins below are encoded in one region of Mycobacterium pseudokansasii:
- a CDS encoding AlbA family DNA-binding domain-containing protein: MSFTALHRSLGLAPSALTDEILDAAITAGVVETDDLDWKSELPPAKGLPQTDFPKDIAAMANSGGGVIAYGVEEDQKAATGRKDTGILNEVHERALHSAAITAITPPVFGLEIHQLGTNPRAVAVIVPASVDGPHLIYRGEYFGAPVRNNADTVWMKERQIEATYRARFDEQRRSNELIDSLYVEATAGRDTANRAWLIAVAHPRIPGALVRPTREEAQAIFKQAEKITLTYSNRNGIHPLENIDRLNPRPGLRRWVAPNNATGESSRWREAWASVHHDGSVTLAAAVGGHRKSSGENFEGWEVEARGIEAAIADFTALTRATAAALHHGEYDVCVGVAWTGERPLAVLTIDGHGFIYDGASTPLSSYTPVRSTIYTAASDAEFHQQVHDLAQDCVNQGGITHLHVITDPDPTEA; encoded by the coding sequence GTGAGTTTCACCGCCCTGCACCGTAGTCTCGGTCTCGCTCCGAGCGCGCTGACTGATGAGATCCTCGATGCCGCAATCACAGCGGGCGTCGTCGAGACGGACGACCTCGACTGGAAGTCGGAGCTCCCGCCCGCGAAGGGCCTCCCACAGACCGACTTCCCCAAGGACATTGCGGCCATGGCGAACAGTGGCGGCGGCGTGATCGCGTACGGCGTCGAAGAGGACCAGAAGGCGGCGACCGGCCGCAAAGACACCGGGATTCTGAACGAAGTCCACGAGCGCGCCCTCCACAGCGCTGCGATCACGGCGATCACACCGCCGGTGTTCGGACTCGAGATCCACCAGCTGGGCACCAATCCCCGCGCGGTGGCGGTCATCGTCCCCGCCAGTGTGGACGGCCCGCACCTGATCTACCGAGGCGAGTATTTCGGCGCTCCGGTCCGGAACAACGCCGACACAGTGTGGATGAAGGAGCGGCAGATCGAAGCGACGTACCGGGCACGCTTCGATGAGCAGCGCCGGTCCAATGAGTTGATCGACTCGCTGTACGTCGAGGCCACAGCGGGCCGTGACACCGCGAACCGCGCGTGGCTGATTGCCGTCGCGCATCCGCGCATACCGGGCGCGCTCGTTCGCCCCACGCGTGAAGAGGCGCAAGCGATATTCAAGCAGGCGGAGAAGATCACGCTCACGTACTCAAACCGCAACGGTATACATCCTCTCGAGAACATCGACCGCCTCAACCCGCGGCCGGGCCTGCGGCGGTGGGTCGCACCCAACAATGCCACCGGCGAAAGTTCGCGGTGGCGGGAGGCGTGGGCGAGTGTGCACCACGATGGATCGGTCACCCTGGCGGCGGCAGTCGGCGGGCACAGGAAGAGCAGTGGTGAGAACTTTGAGGGCTGGGAGGTCGAGGCCCGGGGGATCGAAGCCGCCATCGCGGACTTCACCGCCCTCACCCGTGCAACAGCAGCAGCACTGCACCACGGGGAGTACGACGTATGCGTAGGCGTCGCATGGACAGGCGAGCGGCCGCTCGCGGTACTGACCATCGACGGGCACGGATTCATTTACGACGGGGCCTCGACGCCGCTATCGAGCTACACGCCAGTGCGGTCGACGATCTACACGGCTGCCTCTGATGCGGAATTCCATCAACAGGTGCACGACCTCGCGCAGGACTGCGTCAACCAGGGCGGGATCACCCATCTGCACGTGATCACGGATCCAGATCCGACGGAGGCGTAG
- a CDS encoding PE domain-containing protein, which produces MPEGWSGTVSYVFAFPELMSGAATDVASIGSMVATANQGMATATTAVVAAAEDEVSEAIAAFFSAHGRDYLALSAQAAAFHERFVQALTGAAGAYATAEAAGAAPLATFEQAVLGIQLEIQQIPTTIAAGFSSGLASLTSIPGNPLLMLLASDIPPLSWVLGNSPPPLLNLLLGQTVQYTTYQGMSVVQITPAAPTGEYVVALHGGAYILPASLFHWINYSVTAYQTGATFEVPIYPLLQQGGTAATVVPQTAGFISSQIAQHGAQNVSVVGDSAGGNLALGAVQYLVSQSKPVPSSMVLLSPWLDVGTGGLGAAWAGNLPANNYLVSPLYGSLDGLPPTYVYSGSLDPLAQQAAVLQQAALAQGAPMSFALEPGGIHDWILLTPGGLLYWPQINQQLGIVA; this is translated from the coding sequence TTGCCCGAAGGGTGGAGCGGCACGGTGTCGTATGTTTTTGCGTTTCCCGAGCTGATGTCCGGCGCGGCCACAGATGTGGCTTCGATTGGTTCGATGGTCGCGACCGCAAACCAGGGCATGGCCACTGCCACCACTGCGGTAGTGGCCGCAGCCGAGGATGAGGTGTCAGAGGCGATCGCGGCCTTCTTCTCCGCCCACGGCCGGGACTATTTGGCCCTCAGCGCGCAGGCGGCGGCTTTCCATGAGCGGTTCGTGCAGGCATTGACCGGCGCTGCCGGGGCGTATGCCACCGCCGAAGCGGCCGGCGCTGCGCCTCTTGCGACCTTTGAGCAGGCGGTGCTCGGCATCCAGCTGGAAATCCAGCAGATCCCCACGACGATTGCCGCCGGATTCAGCTCCGGGCTCGCATCTTTGACTTCAATCCCGGGTAATCCACTCCTGATGCTGCTTGCCAGCGACATCCCGCCGCTGTCGTGGGTGTTGGGCAACTCCCCGCCGCCACTGTTGAATTTGCTGCTGGGGCAAACGGTGCAGTACACCACCTATCAGGGGATGAGCGTCGTGCAGATCACGCCGGCCGCTCCAACCGGCGAATACGTGGTTGCCCTGCACGGTGGCGCGTACATTCTCCCGGCCTCGTTGTTCCACTGGATCAACTACTCGGTGACGGCCTACCAGACCGGCGCGACCTTCGAAGTGCCGATTTACCCGTTGCTACAGCAAGGTGGTACCGCTGCAACGGTCGTTCCCCAAACAGCCGGGTTCATCTCGTCGCAGATCGCGCAACACGGAGCCCAGAATGTCAGCGTGGTCGGCGACTCCGCGGGCGGCAACCTCGCACTGGGGGCCGTCCAATACTTGGTCAGCCAATCCAAACCGGTACCTTCGTCGATGGTGTTGCTGTCTCCGTGGCTGGATGTGGGGACTGGGGGACTCGGCGCGGCGTGGGCAGGCAATCTACCTGCGAACAACTATCTGGTGAGCCCGCTGTATGGGTCACTTGACGGTCTTCCGCCGACGTATGTCTACTCCGGCTCGCTGGATCCACTTGCACAACAAGCCGCCGTCCTCCAGCAAGCAGCGTTAGCCCAAGGGGCCCCGATGAGCTTCGCCTTGGAACCCGGCGGAATTCACGACTGGATTCTGCTGACTCCGGGCGGGTTGTTGTACTGGCCGCAGATCAACCAGCAACTCGGGATCGTGGCCTGA
- a CDS encoding serine/threonine-protein kinase, producing the protein MPFDNGEVFAGYVIQRLLGTGGMGEVYLAQHPRLPRHDALKVLSLAATADQEFQARFKREAELAATLWHPHIVGVLDRGEFNGRLWISMEYVDGTDAGRLVRERYPDGMPEQDVAEIVTAVADALDFGHDRRLLHRDVKPENILVTAPDGHRRRVLLTDFGIARRIDDVSNLTDVNVAIGTISYVAPEQLLGKPLDGRADQYALAATTFYLLTGAPPFQDSNRAVVVSNHLNTPPPRISERRPELAHLDAVLARALAKDPSQRYPTCTEFALALTQQGPRRDAALAAAPGPAEDLGSGGRPATQRLERLVVHGTARAVTQSAAGAQSQVGILSFQVVPYEPLGNGRDPLSVEIQTDLVAGQLADGDEVEITGLWDGQTLDADKIVNLSAGARPRRRPPEMPAKPPRDKAPKRRKLWIAALVAVVGVIVLAAAAVVYFRDGFGGRTRPGPIVKPVSATVFSPDGAPDNPQQAGLAIDGNPNTAWSTVTYRDAVPFPKFIEGMGLLLHLSQPTALSAVTIDVSSTGTQVQIRSSPSQTPTKLADTTALTPNTALQPGHNVIPVHDRDKTSNVLVWISTLGTTNGESRTAISEITLRAAG; encoded by the coding sequence ATGCCGTTCGACAACGGCGAGGTATTCGCTGGCTACGTGATTCAGCGCCTCCTCGGCACCGGTGGGATGGGTGAGGTCTACCTCGCCCAGCATCCCCGTCTGCCGCGTCACGACGCGCTGAAGGTGTTGTCCTTGGCCGCCACAGCAGACCAGGAGTTTCAGGCGCGATTCAAGCGCGAAGCCGAATTGGCAGCGACGCTGTGGCACCCCCATATCGTCGGCGTTCTCGATCGTGGCGAGTTCAACGGCCGGCTGTGGATCTCGATGGAGTACGTGGACGGCACCGACGCGGGCCGGTTGGTCCGGGAGCGCTACCCGGACGGCATGCCAGAGCAAGACGTCGCGGAAATCGTGACGGCGGTGGCCGATGCGCTGGACTTCGGTCATGATCGACGTCTGCTCCATCGTGACGTCAAGCCCGAGAACATCCTGGTGACCGCGCCCGATGGCCACCGGCGCAGGGTGCTGTTAACCGATTTCGGCATCGCTCGCAGAATCGACGACGTCAGCAACCTCACCGACGTCAACGTCGCCATCGGAACCATCAGTTACGTGGCCCCCGAGCAGCTGCTGGGCAAGCCACTTGACGGCCGCGCAGATCAGTATGCGCTGGCTGCGACAACGTTCTACCTGTTAACTGGCGCCCCACCTTTTCAGGACTCGAATCGCGCCGTCGTCGTCAGCAACCATCTCAATACGCCGCCACCGCGGATCTCGGAGCGCCGACCCGAGCTCGCGCACCTCGACGCCGTGCTGGCAAGGGCGCTGGCCAAAGATCCCAGCCAGCGGTACCCGACGTGCACCGAGTTCGCCCTGGCTCTCACGCAGCAGGGCCCCCGCCGCGATGCCGCTTTGGCGGCGGCGCCGGGTCCCGCCGAGGACCTCGGTTCGGGCGGACGTCCGGCCACCCAGCGCCTCGAGCGTCTGGTTGTTCACGGGACCGCACGCGCCGTCACGCAAAGCGCGGCCGGAGCTCAATCTCAGGTCGGGATCTTGTCGTTTCAAGTAGTCCCGTATGAGCCGCTGGGCAACGGGCGGGATCCGCTTTCCGTCGAGATACAAACTGACCTCGTAGCGGGTCAGCTCGCGGATGGGGACGAGGTCGAGATCACCGGTCTGTGGGACGGTCAGACCCTCGACGCCGACAAAATCGTCAACTTGTCTGCAGGAGCTCGTCCGAGACGACGCCCGCCGGAGATGCCGGCCAAACCGCCGCGAGACAAGGCGCCGAAACGCAGAAAACTGTGGATCGCTGCGCTCGTCGCCGTCGTCGGTGTCATCGTGTTGGCCGCGGCGGCCGTTGTGTACTTCAGAGACGGTTTCGGCGGCCGGACCCGACCCGGACCAATCGTCAAGCCGGTCAGCGCAACCGTCTTTTCACCCGACGGCGCCCCCGACAATCCGCAGCAGGCCGGCTTGGCGATCGACGGCAACCCGAACACGGCGTGGTCCACCGTCACCTATCGGGACGCGGTCCCCTTTCCGAAGTTCATCGAGGGGATGGGGCTGTTGCTGCACCTGTCCCAGCCGACCGCGCTGAGCGCCGTGACGATCGACGTGTCCAGCACGGGAACCCAGGTGCAGATCCGTTCGTCGCCCAGCCAGACCCCGACCAAATTGGCCGACACCACCGCGCTGACCCCGAACACGGCGCTGCAACCGGGGCACAACGTTATCCCGGTGCATGACCGGGATAAGACTTCCAATGTGCTGGTGTGGATCTCCACCTTGGGCACCACCAACGGCGAGAGCCGGACGGCAATCTCCGAGATCACCCTGCGGGCGGCTGGGTAG
- a CDS encoding alpha/beta fold hydrolase — translation MNRLQRDGVTLAFRVHNPLARGVPVLLTHGFGATAAMWDPNVDALSVDRPVIVWDQRGHGSSDAPDDMDAYTEQLSVADMAAVLDAAGADRAVLGGMSLGGYLSLAFHLVHPQRVAALVLVDTGPGYRNDEARAKWNAWVQRRARQLERGDAPADVSPELTQAVHEHPEGLPRAARGVMAQKDARVITSLDSITVPTLVIVGAQDTDYLAGADYMARKIPTARKVVIDNAGHAANMDQPEAFNVAVREFLDEL, via the coding sequence GTGAACCGACTGCAGCGAGACGGAGTCACGCTGGCCTTCCGGGTGCACAATCCGCTGGCGCGGGGTGTGCCGGTTTTGCTCACGCACGGTTTCGGCGCCACCGCGGCCATGTGGGACCCCAACGTCGATGCCCTGAGCGTGGACCGGCCGGTGATCGTCTGGGACCAGCGCGGCCACGGTAGCAGCGACGCACCCGACGACATGGATGCCTACACCGAGCAGCTCAGCGTCGCCGACATGGCGGCCGTCCTCGACGCGGCAGGGGCTGACCGGGCCGTGCTCGGCGGGATGTCGTTGGGCGGCTACCTGTCCCTGGCCTTCCACCTCGTCCATCCGCAGCGGGTGGCCGCGCTGGTGCTGGTCGATACGGGGCCGGGCTACCGCAACGACGAGGCCCGCGCCAAGTGGAACGCGTGGGTGCAACGACGCGCCCGGCAACTCGAGCGGGGCGACGCGCCCGCCGACGTCTCGCCGGAACTCACGCAGGCGGTGCATGAGCATCCCGAGGGGCTGCCGCGCGCCGCCCGCGGCGTCATGGCGCAAAAGGACGCTCGGGTGATCACGTCGCTCGACAGCATCACGGTGCCCACCCTGGTGATCGTCGGCGCCCAGGACACCGATTACCTGGCCGGGGCCGACTACATGGCGCGCAAGATCCCCACGGCGCGCAAAGTGGTCATCGACAACGCCGGGCACGCGGCGAACATGGACCAGCCCGAAGCGTTCAACGTCGCGGTGCGCGAATTTCTGGATGAGCTGTGA
- a CDS encoding MspA family porin has product MPISAVVRRAAVLAVCLVISMTAPSAGAQPDAEPPPGAVPPSDGSVPPGAPARVNTPDGWVLALGAKDEKHVPVAPLTTALSSREYLSSGIFGASLTGPEDPRGVLEVGYEIGCGIDQSTSNGFVMANGSGVSPSLAAELPLGPGQPPIVIPLANGQYNNVVSVGLKPGFVVIVPVVRKEFKGPNPWIMISDFHIKIDGCVGQSFIRSYATMTRITDESDVVLSYVGSTKAV; this is encoded by the coding sequence ATGCCGATTTCCGCGGTCGTTCGCCGTGCTGCGGTTCTGGCCGTGTGCCTCGTCATATCGATGACCGCGCCGTCGGCAGGTGCCCAACCCGACGCCGAACCCCCTCCCGGTGCAGTGCCACCGTCCGACGGGTCGGTACCTCCCGGCGCACCGGCTAGGGTGAACACTCCTGACGGCTGGGTCCTGGCCCTCGGCGCGAAGGACGAGAAACACGTTCCGGTGGCGCCGCTGACCACCGCGCTGTCCTCCCGCGAATACCTCTCCAGCGGAATCTTTGGCGCTTCGCTAACCGGGCCGGAAGACCCCCGAGGCGTCCTGGAGGTCGGGTACGAGATCGGGTGCGGGATCGACCAGAGCACCTCCAACGGCTTCGTCATGGCAAATGGCAGCGGAGTCTCTCCCTCGCTCGCCGCCGAGCTGCCGCTGGGTCCCGGCCAGCCGCCGATCGTGATACCGCTGGCCAATGGGCAGTACAACAACGTGGTCAGCGTGGGCCTCAAGCCCGGATTCGTGGTCATCGTGCCGGTGGTCCGGAAAGAGTTCAAGGGGCCAAATCCCTGGATTATGATCAGCGACTTCCATATCAAGATCGACGGGTGCGTCGGCCAGTCGTTCATCCGCTCTTATGCGACCATGACCCGCATTACCGATGAGTCCGACGTGGTGCTGTCCTACGTCGGTTCCACCAAGGCCGTCTGA
- a CDS encoding PPE family protein gives MTFSVWPPEVNSVLLLAGPGSGPMREAAAAWDGIGSELSSAANAFGSITSDLGAQAWQGAASASMTTAAARYVDWLGRAAAQAERSAAQARAAAIAYEAALAGIVHPELITANRGQLVSLVVSNLFGQNAPAIAAAEAAYEQMWAQDVVAMCGYHSNAAATVAQLAPWEQVLPNLPGLPGEFAKVIGNGFALVEQEIQQTPTALAGAFTRVSDTLITGIFGSPANPPFAATQTGTFTGTPSLATRIEEAALWPVKPLLNLSGLETQIASPGSPLLALFASDIPPLSWFLGNSPPPFLNLLLGETVQYTTYNGMSVVQITPAHPTGEYVVAIHGGAFIFPPSFLHWINYSVMAQQTGATVQVPIYPLLQEGGTAGTVVPTMAGFISTQIAQHQPSNVSVIGDSAGGNLALAATQYLVDHGEPVPASMVLVSPWLDVGMTNPNIALIQDPLLPVGPAQQIGKVWAGNLGVNDPLVSPLNGSLSGLPPTYVYSGNLDILAADVLVLQQAAATQGAPISFVLANGQIHDWILLTPDGVQYWPQINRELGIAA, from the coding sequence ATGACCTTTTCGGTGTGGCCGCCCGAGGTCAATTCGGTGTTGCTGCTTGCTGGACCGGGATCGGGGCCGATGCGGGAGGCGGCAGCGGCCTGGGACGGGATCGGCAGTGAATTGAGCTCAGCGGCGAACGCATTCGGCTCGATAACCTCGGACCTGGGGGCTCAGGCCTGGCAAGGCGCGGCGTCGGCGTCCATGACGACCGCGGCAGCCCGGTACGTGGACTGGCTGGGAAGGGCAGCCGCTCAAGCCGAACGGTCAGCGGCCCAAGCCCGAGCGGCGGCCATCGCCTATGAAGCAGCGCTGGCCGGCATCGTGCACCCTGAACTGATCACCGCCAACCGCGGCCAATTGGTGTCGCTGGTGGTCTCTAACCTGTTCGGTCAAAACGCACCGGCGATCGCGGCTGCCGAGGCTGCCTACGAGCAGATGTGGGCTCAGGATGTCGTCGCGATGTGCGGATATCACAGCAATGCCGCGGCGACGGTCGCGCAGTTGGCCCCGTGGGAACAAGTGCTGCCCAATCTGCCTGGACTGCCGGGCGAATTCGCCAAAGTGATCGGGAACGGTTTCGCCTTGGTAGAGCAGGAAATTCAGCAGACTCCCACGGCACTGGCGGGCGCATTCACCCGAGTATCAGACACCCTCATCACCGGCATCTTCGGGTCACCGGCTAATCCGCCTTTCGCGGCAACGCAGACGGGAACCTTCACCGGCACACCATCGCTGGCGACAAGAATTGAAGAAGCCGCGCTGTGGCCGGTAAAACCCCTCCTGAATTTGTCCGGCCTGGAAACTCAAATCGCGTCGCCCGGGAGTCCGCTCCTGGCATTGTTTGCCAGCGATATCCCGCCGCTATCGTGGTTTCTCGGCAACTCCCCGCCACCGTTCTTGAATTTGCTGCTGGGAGAGACGGTCCAGTACACCACATACAACGGGATGAGCGTTGTACAGATCACGCCGGCTCATCCGACAGGTGAATACGTCGTCGCCATTCACGGTGGCGCGTTTATCTTTCCGCCCTCGTTCTTGCACTGGATCAATTACTCGGTGATGGCCCAGCAGACGGGCGCGACCGTTCAAGTCCCGATTTACCCGTTGCTGCAAGAAGGCGGTACCGCCGGCACGGTGGTACCCACGATGGCCGGTTTCATCTCCACGCAAATCGCTCAACATCAGCCGTCCAACGTCAGCGTGATCGGCGACTCCGCGGGCGGCAACCTCGCCCTGGCGGCTACCCAATACCTGGTGGACCACGGCGAGCCCGTACCGGCGTCGATGGTTCTGGTGTCGCCATGGCTAGACGTAGGAATGACCAATCCGAACATTGCGTTAATCCAGGATCCGTTGCTTCCTGTCGGGCCTGCGCAGCAGATCGGCAAGGTGTGGGCAGGCAATCTCGGCGTGAACGACCCGCTGGTGAGTCCACTCAACGGCTCGCTGAGCGGACTGCCGCCAACATATGTCTACTCGGGCAACCTGGACATCCTGGCGGCCGACGTGTTGGTCCTGCAGCAAGCGGCGGCGACCCAAGGGGCCCCGATCAGCTTCGTCCTGGCCAACGGCCAGATTCACGACTGGATTCTGCTTACTCCCGACGGTGTCCAATACTGGCCGCAGATCAACCGGGAACTCGGTATCGCGGCCTGA
- a CDS encoding TetR/AcrR family transcriptional regulator codes for MSQRPSPRKQQAGRAAVQPLRRPRGEPRRLLLDAARELFARQDYRSTTTREIAEAAGVSEYLLFRHFGSKAGLFREALVCPFVSFVDEFSRTWQSVVPEETDEVELTRHFVEQLYDVLVEHRGLLLTLAASEAFSQAEIAGAGIADIRRAIAVLGRISTEGMRIRGIRSNQPDLPAHSTVAMIVGMVALRSAFFGPEQPPREAIIDELVQAILHGFLHRHD; via the coding sequence GTGTCCCAGCGACCTTCGCCCCGGAAGCAGCAGGCGGGCCGGGCAGCGGTTCAGCCGCTCCGCAGGCCCCGCGGTGAGCCGCGCCGGCTCCTGCTCGATGCGGCCCGCGAACTGTTCGCCCGCCAGGACTACCGCAGCACCACCACGCGTGAAATCGCCGAGGCCGCCGGAGTCAGCGAATACCTGCTCTTCCGGCACTTCGGCTCGAAGGCCGGGCTCTTCCGGGAAGCTCTGGTCTGTCCGTTCGTCAGCTTCGTCGACGAGTTCAGCCGGACGTGGCAGTCGGTCGTCCCCGAGGAGACCGACGAAGTGGAACTGACCCGCCATTTCGTCGAGCAGCTCTACGACGTGCTCGTGGAGCATCGGGGTCTGCTCCTGACGCTGGCGGCATCGGAGGCGTTCAGCCAGGCGGAGATTGCGGGCGCGGGTATCGCCGACATTCGCCGGGCCATCGCGGTGCTCGGTCGGATCAGCACCGAGGGCATGCGGATACGCGGGATCCGGTCGAATCAGCCGGACCTGCCGGCGCACTCGACGGTGGCGATGATTGTCGGCATGGTCGCACTGCGGTCGGCCTTCTTCGGCCCTGAGCAGCCCCCGCGCGAGGCGATCATCGACGAACTCGTCCAGGCGATTTTGCACGGCTTCCTGCACCGGCATGACTGA